In Candidatus Paceibacterota bacterium, a single genomic region encodes these proteins:
- a CDS encoding U32 family peptidase, giving the protein MLSDALLGGFNPETLPAASSIRFPDGAEFRIEIPSVEGPKVLSAALDEARKRGITINRVSQGSGAMLHTESELREMSKIAFDAGLEISLFIGPREEWGVGAMSRGPEGAALGGSVRGMRQLRYAVEDALRAFECGIRGMLIADLGLLQVLSQARAKGQVPSDAIFKVSVMKAPSNPATVKLLESIGGDTINLPTDLTLNELSEMRAATNLPLDLYVEAPDSLGGVVRGNEIADLVEVSSPLYVKFGLRNSRGIYPSGMHLENDAIAFAREKVRRAEISLEWLKRSGKPFTQSKPGATGLGIPRPSNR; this is encoded by the coding sequence ATGCTCTCAGACGCACTACTGGGTGGGTTCAACCCTGAAACTCTTCCAGCGGCCAGTTCTATCCGCTTTCCGGACGGCGCAGAATTCCGAATCGAAATCCCCTCTGTTGAAGGGCCGAAGGTACTCAGTGCCGCACTTGATGAAGCCAGAAAACGTGGAATCACAATCAACCGCGTCTCTCAAGGCAGTGGTGCCATGTTGCACACAGAATCTGAATTACGGGAAATGTCGAAAATCGCTTTTGATGCCGGTCTTGAAATTTCACTCTTCATTGGACCACGTGAAGAGTGGGGAGTGGGCGCAATGTCCCGAGGACCCGAAGGCGCCGCACTCGGCGGATCTGTTCGAGGAATGCGACAACTTCGATACGCCGTTGAAGATGCACTGCGAGCATTCGAGTGCGGTATCCGCGGAATGCTTATCGCTGATCTTGGATTGCTTCAAGTTCTGTCACAGGCTCGAGCAAAGGGGCAAGTTCCAAGCGACGCTATCTTCAAGGTCTCCGTCATGAAGGCACCATCAAATCCGGCGACCGTCAAGCTACTTGAATCTATCGGCGGAGACACAATCAATCTCCCTACGGACCTGACATTGAATGAATTATCGGAAATGCGAGCGGCGACAAATCTCCCCCTTGACCTCTACGTCGAGGCACCAGACAGTCTCGGCGGCGTGGTTCGCGGAAATGAAATTGCAGATCTCGTTGAAGTTTCTTCACCACTCTATGTGAAATTCGGTTTGCGAAACTCGCGGGGAATTTATCCCTCTGGAATGCATCTTGAGAATGACGCAATCGCTTTTGCCCGTGAAAAAGTCCGTCGTGCTGAAATTTCTCTCGAATGGTTGAAACGAAGTGGTAAGCCCTTTACACAATCCAAACCTGGTGCAACTGGGCTAGGAATTCCAAGACCATCCAATCGATAA
- a CDS encoding dihydroxy-acid dehydratase: MSLKHTLRSNEWFAGNDEVALSHRVVMASVGLKIEPDNKRPIIGIADSSSELNPCNLPLRDYIDDVKAGIIDAGGIPIVFSVMSLGEDLMKPSAMLYRNLLSMEIEEYLRSYPLDGVVLLANCDKSVPGALMGAASANLPTVMFTAGARPAAMYKGKRIGTGTDLWRMWADYRSEKISAQEWREFEGCLSCGLGSCNTMGTASSVALMIEALGMSLPGTSTIPNDDISRKAAAFASGREVVKMVNEQILPSDIMTPQAFRNAIRVLHACGGSTNALIHLLAISGRIGGELTLDSIAKLGENIPVLADVEPSGVGLIQDFHKAGGLPALVYELRELLELDAKTLTGKTLGEHMSKRDESNKAIRAIDNPMRPTGAFSVVFGNLAPKGAVIKVSAASNELMTHAGPAVIFTGYEDMRSRIDDPNLDVTKESVLVLSGCGAVGVPGMPEWGMIPIPKKLATEGVVDMVRVTDSRMSGTSFGTCVLHVAPEGAVGGALGLIQDGDIIELDVQNRTLHVRLSDEELEARKTAWVPPVSPHLRGWPALYQAHVLQADEGCDFDFLKAPTPELRRFVPPVVGRS; encoded by the coding sequence ATGTCGCTTAAACACACCCTAAGAAGTAACGAGTGGTTTGCTGGCAATGACGAAGTAGCTCTGTCGCATCGGGTCGTAATGGCATCGGTTGGATTGAAGATCGAGCCCGACAACAAGCGCCCTATCATCGGAATCGCCGATTCATCTAGTGAGTTGAATCCCTGCAATCTTCCGCTACGCGACTACATCGATGACGTTAAGGCAGGAATTATTGATGCCGGCGGCATTCCAATCGTGTTTTCAGTTATGTCGCTCGGTGAAGATCTCATGAAACCTTCAGCGATGCTTTATCGCAATCTTCTTTCAATGGAAATCGAAGAATACCTTCGCTCTTACCCACTTGATGGAGTAGTACTTCTAGCAAATTGTGACAAGAGCGTTCCGGGAGCACTTATGGGCGCTGCTAGCGCCAATCTTCCGACTGTTATGTTTACGGCGGGCGCTCGCCCCGCCGCGATGTATAAAGGAAAGAGAATCGGCACGGGCACTGATCTCTGGCGCATGTGGGCGGATTATCGATCTGAGAAGATTTCCGCGCAAGAGTGGCGCGAATTTGAAGGATGCCTCAGTTGTGGACTTGGTTCCTGCAACACGATGGGTACGGCCTCTTCCGTGGCTCTCATGATTGAAGCGTTGGGTATGTCGCTTCCTGGCACATCCACCATTCCAAATGACGATATATCTCGCAAAGCAGCGGCGTTTGCGTCGGGTCGCGAAGTCGTAAAAATGGTGAATGAGCAGATCCTTCCTTCAGACATCATGACGCCACAAGCATTCCGAAATGCAATACGTGTGCTTCATGCTTGCGGAGGTTCTACAAATGCTCTCATTCATCTATTAGCTATCTCCGGTCGAATTGGTGGTGAACTCACTTTGGATAGCATCGCAAAACTTGGAGAGAACATTCCTGTGCTTGCAGATGTCGAACCTTCTGGTGTGGGGTTAATTCAAGATTTTCATAAGGCAGGGGGATTGCCTGCTCTCGTCTACGAACTTCGTGAGTTACTAGAACTCGATGCAAAAACACTTACGGGGAAAACACTCGGTGAGCATATGTCTAAACGAGATGAATCTAATAAGGCAATTAGAGCAATTGATAATCCAATGCGACCCACTGGTGCGTTTTCCGTCGTCTTCGGCAACCTTGCTCCCAAGGGGGCAGTCATCAAAGTCTCTGCCGCCTCAAATGAACTCATGACGCACGCGGGTCCCGCGGTCATCTTTACCGGCTACGAAGACATGCGATCACGAATTGATGATCCCAATCTCGATGTGACAAAAGAGAGCGTTCTTGTTCTCTCTGGCTGCGGCGCTGTAGGTGTTCCAGGAATGCCTGAATGGGGGATGATTCCAATCCCAAAGAAACTTGCCACAGAAGGTGTCGTCGACATGGTTCGCGTAACAGATTCTCGTATGAGTGGTACTTCCTTTGGAACCTGCGTTCTTCACGTTGCCCCCGAAGGTGCGGTTGGTGGAGCACTGGGATTGATACAAGACGGCGACATCATCGAACTCGATGTCCAGAATCGCACTCTTCACGTACGACTTTCTGATGAGGAACTTGAGGCGAGAAAGACTGCCTGGGTGCCGCCCGTGAGCCCACATTTGCGTGGTTGGCCAGCGCTATATCAAGCTCATGTTCTCCAAGCCGATGAAGGATGCGACTTTGATTTCCTCAAAGCACCAACTCCAGAATTGCGCAGATTCGTGCCCCCAGTCGTTGGACGATCCTAA
- a CDS encoding MBL fold metallo-hydrolase, with protein sequence MSITFLGATSTVTGSRFLVTSEKSKILVDAGLFQGLKEVRKKNWDPFPVDPSSIDAIVLSHAHLDHCGYLPLLVRQGFRNQIFATDYTIKLSAVILRDSAHLQVEDAEFASKKGFSKHAIPLPLYDSNDVEKTLTHFSVVEFRAKTRITQDAAVTYFPSGHILGSAFLLLEIDGKTLLFTSDMGRENHPLLSSPDKPPQIALDAVITESTYGDRVHETPINSFAEEINSAIKRGGSILIPAFAVDRTEVILMALRELIANDSIPNIPIYVDSPMALTALDYYREAVRKNSPELREGMAERWRSEDPFNPGELNQMRTTEQSKSLNQLAETSMIISASGMGTGGRVVHHMKNMLPDSRNTVILVGFQAAGSRGRSLEEGKREIKIHGKWVPVHAHVVKVESFSVHADSDELISWLRNISHPKETFVVHGEPDAEDVLAVRLRDELGWKATIPKSGDVFSVG encoded by the coding sequence GTGAGCATAACGTTTCTAGGCGCGACATCGACCGTTACGGGTAGCCGTTTTCTCGTCACAAGCGAAAAATCCAAAATTTTGGTGGACGCCGGACTCTTCCAGGGGCTAAAAGAAGTGCGGAAGAAGAATTGGGATCCTTTCCCAGTAGACCCGTCAAGTATCGATGCCATAGTTCTAAGCCATGCGCACTTGGATCATTGTGGGTATTTACCGCTGCTCGTGCGGCAAGGATTTAGAAATCAGATCTTCGCTACTGATTACACCATAAAATTGTCGGCCGTAATTCTTCGGGATTCGGCACACCTGCAGGTGGAGGATGCCGAATTTGCCTCAAAAAAGGGCTTTTCGAAACATGCGATCCCACTTCCGCTCTATGACAGCAATGATGTTGAAAAGACTCTCACTCACTTTTCGGTTGTGGAATTTAGAGCGAAGACTCGGATAACCCAAGATGCTGCGGTCACCTATTTCCCTTCCGGGCATATTCTTGGCTCAGCGTTTCTCCTCCTCGAAATTGACGGAAAGACTTTACTCTTTACGAGTGATATGGGACGCGAGAACCATCCCCTTCTTTCCTCGCCGGATAAACCACCACAGATTGCCCTAGATGCAGTCATTACCGAGTCGACATACGGTGATCGAGTCCACGAGACTCCCATAAATTCTTTCGCCGAAGAGATCAATTCTGCGATCAAACGCGGTGGATCCATTCTTATCCCGGCTTTTGCTGTAGACCGAACTGAAGTAATTTTGATGGCTCTTCGAGAATTAATTGCCAACGACTCAATTCCAAATATTCCAATTTACGTCGATTCTCCAATGGCGTTGACTGCACTGGATTATTACCGAGAGGCGGTTAGGAAGAACTCGCCGGAACTTCGAGAGGGTATGGCAGAGAGGTGGAGATCAGAGGATCCATTTAATCCGGGCGAGTTGAATCAGATGCGTACAACGGAACAATCGAAATCCCTCAATCAATTGGCCGAAACCAGCATGATTATTTCAGCCAGCGGGATGGGAACTGGTGGGAGGGTTGTTCATCACATGAAAAACATGCTCCCCGATTCAAGAAACACTGTCATCTTGGTGGGCTTTCAAGCGGCAGGTAGCCGTGGTCGCTCGCTGGAGGAAGGTAAACGCGAAATCAAGATTCACGGCAAATGGGTTCCAGTCCACGCTCACGTTGTGAAAGTGGAGAGTTTTTCTGTCCACGCCGACTCAGACGAACTCATTTCTTGGCTTAGAAATATCTCGCACCCGAAAGAGACCTTTGTTGTACATGGTGAACCTGATGCAGAAGATGTGTTGGCCGTGCGCCTGCGAGACGAATTGGGATGGAAGGCGACCATTCCAAAGAGTGGAGATGTATTTAGCGTTGGTTAG
- a CDS encoding ABC transporter ATP-binding protein → MGKVGCIPNSNIKGTLELISVVDPASVIVSIRNLSRSFGTVKAVDGVNLDIYAGEFLTLLGPSGSGKTTVLRMIAGFEKPDSGTIELGGKDVSQLPPYERDVNTVFQDYALFPHMDVISNIGYGLRVAGVPKEERVARAQQALDQVRLAGYGTRKPAELSGGQRQRVALARALVNRPSVLLLDEPLGALDLKLREQMQIELKDLQREVGITFVFVTHDQEEALTMSDRIAVFNQGNIEQLGTPRKVYENPQSPFVSEFVGQTNKITMNGKQINIRPEFITVSKITKHGDRSVRGKLHDAIFVGATTRYLVDTELGETIISTELDGELTVGDEVLLSWESKKEFLVK, encoded by the coding sequence ATGGGTAAAGTAGGTTGCATCCCCAATAGCAATATCAAAGGAACATTGGAGCTCATCAGCGTGGTCGACCCTGCATCAGTCATTGTTTCGATTCGCAATCTCTCCCGATCGTTCGGGACCGTAAAGGCCGTCGATGGTGTAAATCTTGATATCTACGCCGGAGAGTTTCTCACTCTTCTTGGGCCTTCGGGATCTGGAAAGACCACGGTCTTACGCATGATTGCCGGTTTCGAAAAGCCCGATTCAGGGACAATCGAACTCGGTGGCAAAGATGTATCTCAATTGCCACCTTATGAGCGGGACGTAAACACTGTATTTCAAGATTACGCCCTTTTCCCCCATATGGATGTCATCTCTAATATCGGTTATGGATTGCGTGTAGCGGGTGTGCCTAAGGAAGAAAGGGTCGCTAGGGCGCAGCAAGCCCTCGATCAAGTCCGACTTGCTGGTTACGGAACTCGGAAACCGGCTGAATTATCGGGTGGTCAACGCCAGAGAGTTGCCCTTGCCAGAGCGCTAGTGAATCGTCCATCCGTTCTGCTTCTAGATGAGCCACTAGGTGCATTGGATCTTAAATTGCGTGAGCAAATGCAGATTGAATTGAAGGACCTCCAACGCGAAGTTGGAATCACTTTTGTTTTTGTCACGCATGACCAAGAAGAGGCACTAACAATGAGTGACCGCATCGCTGTCTTCAACCAAGGTAACATCGAACAACTGGGGACGCCCCGAAAGGTCTACGAAAACCCTCAAAGTCCGTTCGTTTCAGAATTCGTTGGGCAAACAAACAAAATTACAATGAACGGCAAGCAGATAAATATTCGCCCAGAGTTCATCACGGTCTCCAAGATCACAAAACACGGGGACAGGTCGGTGAGGGGCAAGTTGCACGATGCGATATTCGTTGGAGCTACTACCCGATACCTGGTCGACACCGAACTTGGCGAAACCATCATCTCGACCGAGCTTGATGGGGAACTCACGGTGGGAGATGAAGTACTCCTGTCGTGGGAATCCAAAAAAGAATTCCTGGTGAAGTAA
- a CDS encoding ABC transporter substrate-binding protein, protein MRKKRLFSQIAVASAIALVLAGCSSSDKKASETTLPEVAMMKTLGAGEGQVNIVAWAGYVENGSNDPAVDWVTGFEKDTGCKVNVKVGSTSDDMVALMKTGEYDVVSASGDASLRLIYGGDVAPVNTDLTPNYADIFEGLKMQQWNSVDGVAYGIPHGRGANLLAYRTDIVNPAPTSWGAVFDANSPYAGKITAYDSPIYIADAALYLMKTQPDLGIKYPYALDQKQFDAAVELLKVQKPLIGEYWGDYLKHVASLKSGGTVLGTTWQVNINLAQSEGVKVEGIKPVEGSTGWSDTWMISSEAKNPNCAYMWMDHIASPEANAAVAEWFGEAPSNAKACDLTSDTNFCTTYHAADAAYWDDVYYWNTAAEACLDGRTDVKCVPYSEWVKAWSSLRNA, encoded by the coding sequence ATGCGTAAAAAGCGTCTGTTTTCACAGATCGCGGTTGCTTCCGCGATTGCACTAGTCCTGGCCGGATGTAGTTCAAGCGACAAGAAGGCATCAGAAACGACTCTTCCCGAGGTCGCCATGATGAAGACACTTGGCGCCGGCGAGGGTCAGGTCAATATTGTGGCTTGGGCAGGTTACGTCGAGAACGGTTCCAACGACCCAGCAGTTGACTGGGTAACAGGATTCGAGAAAGACACCGGCTGCAAAGTGAATGTAAAAGTTGGTTCGACTTCCGATGACATGGTTGCGCTCATGAAAACGGGCGAATACGACGTTGTTTCCGCATCCGGCGACGCTTCCCTCCGCTTGATTTACGGTGGCGACGTAGCACCAGTGAATACGGACTTGACTCCTAACTACGCTGACATCTTTGAAGGCCTGAAGATGCAACAGTGGAACTCGGTTGATGGCGTTGCCTACGGAATTCCACACGGCCGCGGCGCAAACTTGCTCGCGTACCGCACCGATATCGTCAATCCCGCACCAACCTCATGGGGTGCAGTATTTGATGCAAACTCACCATATGCGGGAAAAATCACGGCATATGACTCACCAATCTATATTGCCGATGCGGCCCTGTACTTGATGAAGACCCAACCAGACCTTGGTATCAAGTACCCATACGCCTTGGATCAGAAGCAGTTTGATGCTGCCGTTGAACTTCTCAAAGTACAGAAGCCTCTCATCGGCGAATACTGGGGCGATTATTTAAAGCATGTTGCCTCGCTCAAGTCAGGTGGAACAGTTCTTGGAACAACCTGGCAGGTAAATATCAACTTGGCACAGAGTGAAGGTGTCAAAGTTGAAGGTATCAAGCCAGTTGAAGGTTCCACGGGCTGGTCCGATACTTGGATGATTAGCAGCGAAGCTAAGAATCCAAATTGCGCGTACATGTGGATGGATCACATTGCATCCCCAGAAGCTAACGCTGCTGTGGCTGAATGGTTTGGCGAGGCTCCATCAAATGCCAAAGCATGTGACCTGACATCCGATACGAACTTCTGCACGACTTACCATGCAGCAGACGCCGCCTACTGGGATGACGTTTACTACTGGAATACCGCGGCAGAAGCTTGCTTGGATGGTCGCACCGATGTGAAGTGTGTTCCATACTCAGAGTGGGTTAAGGCTTGGTCCAGTCTGCGTAACGCTTGA
- a CDS encoding ABC transporter permease, which yields MSNSVATWMHKRPKMRLLALLTAPGLWLVVAYLGALGALLVTAFFTIDSFTGNVVAQFNLGNFQDMLTDPAYRNVVLRTLGIAISVTLICAIFAIPMAFFMAKVARPKNQKILIALVLTPLWASYLVKIYAWRSMLEPGTGVIDWLFGPIGIHSPGFGGSAIIIGLSYLWLPYMILPIYAGLERLPNSLLDASGDLGARNFYTFRKVILPLIFPSLVAGSMFTFSLSLGDYITAQIIGGKLQMLGNVVYQNFSINLPFAATIATIPVTIMALYLWLVRRTGALASL from the coding sequence ATGAGTAACTCAGTAGCTACGTGGATGCACAAGCGTCCGAAAATGCGACTCCTTGCTCTCCTTACCGCACCCGGACTCTGGTTAGTGGTGGCCTACTTGGGAGCACTTGGCGCTCTACTTGTTACCGCGTTCTTCACGATTGATTCATTTACTGGAAATGTTGTTGCGCAATTCAATTTGGGTAATTTCCAAGACATGCTAACGGATCCGGCTTACAGAAATGTTGTTCTGCGAACTCTTGGCATAGCAATTTCTGTGACGTTGATCTGCGCAATTTTCGCTATCCCAATGGCATTTTTCATGGCAAAAGTTGCCAGGCCAAAGAACCAGAAGATCCTGATCGCACTCGTCCTCACGCCACTCTGGGCTTCGTACTTGGTCAAGATCTACGCCTGGCGCTCCATGCTCGAACCCGGCACTGGCGTCATAGATTGGCTGTTTGGACCGATCGGAATTCACTCTCCCGGCTTTGGTGGATCCGCAATCATCATTGGACTTTCTTACCTCTGGTTGCCCTACATGATTTTACCCATCTACGCTGGACTCGAAAGACTCCCGAATTCACTATTAGACGCATCGGGCGATCTAGGTGCCCGCAATTTCTACACCTTCAGAAAAGTGATTCTTCCTTTGATTTTCCCGAGTCTCGTCGCGGGCTCGATGTTTACTTTCTCATTAAGTTTGGGTGATTACATCACCGCACAGATCATTGGTGGCAAACTACAGATGCTCGGCAACGTGGTCTACCAAAACTTCAGCATTAATCTACCTTTCGCAGCCACCATTGCCACCATCCCAGTGACGATCATGGCTCTTTACCTCTGGCTTGTTCGACGCACAGGCGCACTGGCGAGTTTATAG
- a CDS encoding ABC transporter permease, with translation MTISSKARYALMALMGVGLAFIYAPLSVVIINSFNSSRTFSWPPTSFTTQWWSKAIENTGVRKALVWSFTAGSMATVIALLLGTSLAFAVSRYDFFGKEVISLLVVLPISLPGVVTGIALSNAFNQQLGISTGLLTIVIGHATFCIVVVYNNALARLKRMGTSLQEASMDLGANGITTFRLITLPNLASALFAGALLAFGLSFDEIVVTTFTAGPGIETLPIWIYNNLFRPNQAPIVNVVAATLVIFSVIPIYFSQRLSQDSTSGGRF, from the coding sequence ATGACAATCTCATCGAAAGCTAGATACGCCCTCATGGCTCTCATGGGTGTTGGTCTCGCCTTTATTTATGCACCTCTTTCCGTAGTCATCATCAACTCTTTCAATAGCAGTCGAACATTTAGCTGGCCACCGACAAGTTTCACAACGCAATGGTGGAGTAAAGCCATCGAGAACACAGGTGTAAGGAAAGCATTGGTTTGGAGTTTTACCGCGGGCTCTATGGCGACGGTAATTGCATTGCTTTTAGGTACCTCATTAGCGTTCGCAGTAAGTCGATATGACTTCTTCGGTAAAGAGGTGATCTCCCTATTGGTCGTCCTTCCTATCTCCCTTCCAGGTGTGGTGACCGGTATCGCTCTTAGCAACGCCTTCAATCAGCAACTAGGTATATCCACGGGGCTCCTTACAATTGTTATCGGTCACGCGACTTTCTGTATTGTGGTGGTTTACAACAACGCACTAGCCCGACTCAAACGTATGGGGACTTCGCTACAAGAAGCATCCATGGATCTTGGAGCCAACGGAATAACGACCTTCAGATTAATTACGCTCCCTAACTTAGCTTCCGCACTCTTTGCGGGAGCGCTCCTTGCCTTTGGACTCTCATTTGATGAAATCGTTGTAACTACTTTTACCGCCGGACCAGGAATCGAGACCCTCCCTATATGGATTTACAACAACCTTTTCCGGCCAAATCAAGCGCCAATTGTTAATGTTGTGGCCGCCACTCTAGTCATTTTCTCCGTCATACCTATCTATTTCTCTCAACGACTGAGCCAGGATTCCACCAGTGGCGGTCGTTTTTAA
- a CDS encoding isoprenylcysteine carboxylmethyltransferase family protein, with translation MSERENLNRWPSRLFVLVQGIILGLLLFTHLNFGWSVKRFFWLGTTCEWIGIVGILAAGLTLKRSLTAMPIPKADGKMARQGLYRYVRHPMYTSVLLFSFGIALYYGSLYKYLLVGSLLVLFYFKSSYEESFLSEKYPDYSNYARVTPRFLPRLRRKL, from the coding sequence ATGAGCGAGCGAGAGAATCTCAATAGATGGCCGTCGAGACTCTTTGTTCTCGTTCAAGGAATCATTTTAGGTTTACTTCTTTTCACTCATTTGAACTTTGGTTGGTCCGTGAAGAGATTTTTCTGGCTTGGAACCACCTGTGAGTGGATTGGAATAGTCGGGATTCTGGCTGCAGGTCTTACCCTAAAAAGGTCACTAACTGCGATGCCCATTCCAAAGGCGGATGGAAAGATGGCCCGTCAAGGTCTATACCGATACGTGCGGCATCCGATGTATACGAGCGTGCTTCTCTTCTCTTTTGGTATTGCGCTCTACTACGGCAGTCTTTACAAATATCTTTTAGTTGGATCGCTCTTAGTCTTGTTCTATTTTAAGTCTTCGTATGAAGAGAGTTTTCTATCAGAGAAGTATCCGGATTATTCAAACTACGCAAGGGTCACTCCGCGCTTCCTGCCGAGGTTAAGACGGAAGCTGTAA
- a CDS encoding GNAT family N-acetyltransferase, whose amino-acid sequence MNIDLLPMRDTPESAALVLQWSLKLWRSKSIPGFSEEDWTNFYERAKTADFNAWHGDGQELIYIAKSGNKVVGTIALTDFDDLEEYRSLTPWVAAFIVHPELRGQGYGTKILEALEEQATSLGIRTLHLWTEDHTGFYTKRGYEFISSGKWSHLRFDVLRKNLINS is encoded by the coding sequence ATGAATATAGACCTTCTCCCCATGCGCGACACTCCAGAAAGTGCTGCGCTCGTCCTGCAGTGGAGCCTTAAATTATGGCGAAGCAAGAGCATTCCTGGTTTCTCAGAAGAGGACTGGACCAACTTCTATGAACGAGCGAAAACAGCTGACTTCAATGCATGGCACGGAGATGGCCAGGAACTAATTTACATCGCCAAGAGTGGGAATAAAGTAGTTGGCACAATCGCACTGACCGACTTTGATGACCTAGAGGAATACCGAAGTCTCACTCCATGGGTCGCTGCATTTATTGTGCATCCAGAACTTCGCGGTCAAGGATACGGAACCAAGATCCTTGAAGCCCTGGAAGAGCAAGCCACATCACTCGGAATTAGAACGTTACATCTATGGACTGAAGACCACACAGGTTTTTACACCAAACGTGGATATGAGTTCATTTCTTCCGGAAAGTGGTCTCACCTGAGATTTGACGTGTTAAGGAAGAATTTGATTAACTCCTAA
- a CDS encoding mandelate racemase/muconate lactonizing enzyme family protein gives MKIESVDLFYLRMPVVLDIGDGSQDGLIFRIRAGSFEGWGEAVASPLTSIASWIAPMSHSGCHPVIDSVLGETIDSPADIARIARKVRTQSFYGIIQSDLTFSGIEIALWDLLGKAKELPVYRLLGYSTNEKKLPYASVLFGDTPEATAEKARSMRKAGFSAIKFGWGPFGRGTVADDEAHILSAREGIGADAHLMIDAGTIFDEDANAAALRIPALAQAKVTWYEEPVNAYAISLYKEISKINPEVKLAGGEGAHNAMQAEDLIDNGGIGFIQIDTGYIGGIGPAYRVAQYAKSKGVQYVNHTFTSQSALAASMHPFAGLKDSWIVEYPMEPKLLCIELNKDRIEMGADGMISVPERPGLGIEFDTDIVKKYLQDVEIKVEGKVLYKTPTV, from the coding sequence ATGAAAATCGAATCAGTAGACCTTTTCTATCTTCGCATGCCAGTTGTGCTAGATATCGGCGACGGAAGTCAGGATGGCCTGATATTTCGTATCCGTGCCGGAAGTTTCGAAGGATGGGGCGAAGCAGTTGCATCTCCTTTGACATCAATTGCGAGTTGGATTGCGCCGATGTCACATAGCGGTTGCCATCCAGTTATTGACTCTGTTCTGGGTGAGACCATCGATTCGCCCGCAGATATCGCACGTATTGCGCGAAAAGTTCGCACGCAGTCCTTCTATGGAATTATTCAGAGCGATCTCACATTCTCTGGAATCGAGATTGCACTCTGGGATCTCTTAGGAAAGGCAAAGGAGCTTCCGGTCTACCGACTTCTTGGCTATTCCACGAACGAAAAGAAACTTCCTTACGCCTCCGTCCTCTTTGGAGATACACCTGAGGCGACGGCCGAGAAGGCAAGATCCATGCGAAAAGCAGGTTTTTCTGCGATCAAATTTGGCTGGGGTCCGTTTGGCCGAGGAACCGTCGCAGATGACGAAGCACACATACTCTCGGCGAGAGAGGGAATCGGTGCGGACGCACATCTTATGATTGATGCGGGCACAATCTTCGATGAAGATGCCAACGCGGCAGCGCTGAGAATTCCCGCGCTCGCGCAGGCAAAGGTGACATGGTATGAAGAGCCAGTAAATGCCTACGCTATCTCCCTTTACAAGGAAATCTCGAAGATCAATCCCGAAGTAAAACTCGCCGGTGGCGAAGGCGCGCATAATGCAATGCAAGCTGAGGATCTCATTGATAATGGCGGTATCGGATTTATTCAGATCGACACTGGTTACATTGGTGGCATTGGACCTGCGTATCGGGTAGCGCAGTACGCGAAATCAAAAGGTGTTCAGTATGTAAATCACACTTTCACATCGCAGTCAGCTCTTGCTGCATCAATGCATCCGTTCGCGGGATTGAAGGATTCATGGATTGTTGAGTACCCAATGGAGCCGAAATTACTCTGCATTGAATTGAATAAGGACCGAATTGAGATGGGTGCTGACGGAATGATTTCTGTGCCAGAGCGTCCTGGACTGGGCATTGAATTCGATACGGATATTGTTAAAAAATATCTTCAGGATGTCGAAATCAAAGTCGAAGGAAAGGTTCTTTACAAGACCCCAACTGTTTAG